Proteins from a genomic interval of Arachis hypogaea cultivar Tifrunner chromosome 10, arahy.Tifrunner.gnm2.J5K5, whole genome shotgun sequence:
- the LOC140175695 gene encoding uncharacterized protein yields the protein MRMVKDLKNKHNLSLVGLIKTKRRVVTRFDVERIWGYVGAGWEYVESDGASGGLLMIWDELFFKLNNCYKGERWLCVEGVLLKNSFHCAFFLVYGAHNREERSHVWEELSYIAGLCQVPCCFMGDFNEIVNVEEWKGIVNLPLSVEEFKIWMQDMHLVDLPLTDRKFTWFRDRSGSRIDRAMVSIEWLEEFPETRLRGGPRGLSDHYPIIVEYKRVRGGPRPFRSLDSWFTHEGFLRMVKEDWRGLGELQFTENLKALTRPLGRWHKDNFGEMDKKILRLEEEIKKVDDMVSNGVYDGTIEARRRALVTCCERWYTRKEIHWKQMSRSRQAKEMDRNTRYFHNIASARRRNNRIDALIVNGR from the coding sequence ATGAGAATGgttaaggatttaaaaaataaacataacttgaGCCTGGTAGGGTTGATTAAGACTAAAAGACGGGTTGTGACTAGATTTGATGTTGAAAGGATTTGGGGATATGTTGGGGCAGGATGGGAATATGTAGAGTCAGATGGTGCATCTGGTGGTCTGTTGATGATATGggatgaattattttttaaattaaataattgctATAAAGGGGAGAGATGGTTATGCGTTGAAGGTGTCTTACTAAAGAATAGTTTTCACTGTGCTTTTTTCTTGGTCTATGGTGCCCATAATAGAGAAGAAAGGAGTCATGTATGGGAGGAGTTGAGTTACATTGCTGGGTTGTGTCAGGTCCCTTGCTGTTTCATGGGAGACTTTAATGAGATAGTGAATGTGGAGGAATGGAAAGGCATTGTTAATTTACCTCTGTCTGTAGAAGAATTCAAGATTTGGATGCAAGATATGCACTTAGTGGATTTGCCACTAACAGATCGTAAGTTTACGTGGTTTCGAGACCGTTCAGGCAGTCGAATTGATAGAGCTATGGTTAGTATAGAATGGTTAGAAGAGTTTCCTGAGACTCGGTTAAGAGGCGGTCCAAGGGGCTTGTCAGATCACTACCCTATTATTGTCGAATATAAGAGGGTGAGGGGAGGTCCTAGGCCTTTTCGGAGCCTTGATTCATGGTTCACGCATGAAGGTTTTCTTAGAATGGTTAAGGAGGATTGGAGAGGATTAGGGGAGTTGCAGTTCACAGAAAATTTGAAGGCATTGACAAGACCTTTGGGAAGATGGCATAAGGACAACTTTGGTGAGATGGACAAGAAGATCTTGaggcttgaggaagagataaaaaaggTAGATGATATGGTAAGTAATGGAGTCTATGATGGAACTATAGAGGCTAGAAGGAGGGCGTTAGTTACTTGTTGTGAGAGGTGGTATACGAGAAAAGAAATTCACTGGAAGCAAATGTCTCGGTCTAGGCAAGCAAAGGAAATGGACAGAAACACAAGATACTTTCACAATATAGCGTCGGCAAGAAGGAGGAATAATCGGATTGATGCTCTGATAGTTAATGGCagatga